Below is a genomic region from Laspinema palackyanum D2c.
ATTTCGCGTTAAAGTTTTACCGGCATCGGGGAGAATATCATAGCTGGCAACATGAGTAAAACCAGCGCGATCAAACCCTAAATCCAGACCCCCTCCGCCACTGAATAAAGAGAGCGATCGCAATCCATGAAGTGGCAACTGCGGCATCAAGTCTTCCGGATGCAACTTCGGCACATTAATCGGATGAATCGGTTTCGGTCCTTCTCCCCGCAATGCCTTCGCCTTCGCCGCACTCGATGCCTGAGAACGGTTTCGATAAACGGCTCGTTCTGCTTCGGTGATATTCCATCCCTGCAACTTTTCCCTCGGACTTTTCACTGTTGATTTCCTAATTTACCTTGAATTTATGAGAAAAATATACCCCCTATTGTAGCAAAGTGACATTAGAATAGTGAGGAAAAACAAGAAATATTTTACTACTAAAACAGAACAAGATGCTCCTTGGCACTTGAGAAGTTATTGCATTTTTTATTCCTTCATTTTACATTAAAGCATTAAGCATCAATTTTTGAATTTATATAGTTTTACCCCCGTTATTCGCCTACAATTTTGGAGTGCCGCACAGCGTTGGCGTAGCCTGCGCGGAGTGCCCTTAGCTATGCCGAAGGCTTTGCATCTTGCTCGCTTCCTTTCTGACTGATTAAAGTTCCGTGGGTTAGCGCCCTTGCGGATGACCTCTAGCATCATCATCGCGTCTTGCCATCACCAAGAACGCTCACACCGCTGATAAATTTGTTAGGGAGATGTTAATGTTTGGATTGCCTTGATCGGGATTCTCAAGAACCCATAACCCCTAACCCAAGACAAAGGGTGCTAGTGCTGATAGAATCTAAACTAAAGATTAATTAAGTTCTCCCCGCTTACCACCATGTCTCTGAGCAATCTGCGCGACCTCTACCAGCAAGTCATTCTGGAGCGTTACAAGTCTCCCAAACATCGGGGTGTCACGGATCCGGTGCATCGCCGACAACGGGGACATAACCCCTCCTGTGGCGATACCATCGAACTGACATTGCGGCTGAATGAGGCGGGCGATCGCATTGAAGAGGTAAAATTTGACGGAGAAGGCTGCGCTATCTCGATGGCCTCCGTTGACCTGATGGCAGAAGCGTTGCGCGGCAAATCCACAGCGGAAGCCATTGAAATGGTACAGCGCTTCCAAAGCATGATGAAAGGCGAGGCGGAATTTCCGAAAGAACAGCGCAAGCTCAATGTCATGCAAGGGGTCGCCCAATTTCCTGTTCGCATCAAATGTGCTAACCTCTGCTGGCATACTCTAAAAGCGGCGATCGAATCAGCGAACCCTGACTCCGATAGCTTTGTCAGTAATGAAGCGGAATCTTAAATCTGAATGGAACTCAACCGAACTACTCCTCAATCACACCAGAAACCAATATGCTAACAACTGCAGAATTTTTCGTTGCTTTTAAGTGGGCAGGCATCCTCACCCTGGTTAGTGGAGTCCTGAGTCTGTTAGGATTTCTCTTCAAATGGGGAGTCCGCTTTCGCTTGGTGGGAATTACCGGCTTTATGGGAGTCCTCACCGGCGGTTTATTTGCCCTCAGCTTGGTCCCTCTGACTCGGGTCCAAGTCCCCGGGGCGCTGCACTATACCAGGGTCTACGACAATGGCG
It encodes:
- the sufU gene encoding Fe-S cluster assembly sulfur transfer protein SufU, whose amino-acid sequence is MSLSNLRDLYQQVILERYKSPKHRGVTDPVHRRQRGHNPSCGDTIELTLRLNEAGDRIEEVKFDGEGCAISMASVDLMAEALRGKSTAEAIEMVQRFQSMMKGEAEFPKEQRKLNVMQGVAQFPVRIKCANLCWHTLKAAIESANPDSDSFVSNEAES